In Capsicum annuum cultivar UCD-10X-F1 chromosome 7, UCD10Xv1.1, whole genome shotgun sequence, one genomic interval encodes:
- the LOC107878499 gene encoding glycerol-3-phosphate acyltransferase 1 encodes MTLPMKNMVFPMIFLRLAEWFVYKLLANSCYKAAMKVKNSGYFFKNSSFRSPHQIQLYPNVSKCNLHSRKSETIACDIQGTLLRSKSFFPYFMLIAFEGGSIIRAMLLLLSSPFLLVLDFEAKLRVMVFITFCGMKIKDVECVGRAVLPKFFLENLNVHVYEVMKSVGSRMVFTSVPRVMVEGFLKEYLSVDCVKGTELHIVGKYFSGFVSSSGILIKHRALKEFVGEKQPEIGIGNSSSLHDHLFISLCKEAYVVNKEDTISILPREKYPKPLVFHDGRLAFLPTPLATLVMFMWLPIGIPLAIFRIFIGICLPYKLAILLGKLSGIRLRVKGTDPPRLENGQGVLYVCSHRTLLDPVFLCTSLGKSLTAVTYSLSKMSEILAPIKTVRLTRSRKKDGEAMQKLLSEGDLVVCPEGTTCREPYLLRFSSLFAELADEIVPVAMNTNVNMFYGTTASGLKCLDPIFFLMNPRPCYNVEILGKLPKELTCAGGKSSHEVANYIQKQLGAALGFECTNLTRRDKYLMLAGNEGVVEDQNSRINTPN; translated from the exons ATGACTCTTCCAATGAAAAATATGGTTTTTCCAATGATTTTCCTAAGGCTAGCAGAATGGTTTGTGTACAAACTACTAGCAAACTCATGTTACAAAGCAGCAATGAAAGTTAAAAATTCTGGCtattttttcaagaattcatcatttagatcacccCATCAAATTCAACTATACCCTAATGTCTCCAAATGTAATTTACATTCAAGAAAATCAGAAACAATTGCATGTGACATTCAAGGCACATTACTTAGATCTAAATCTTTTTTCCCATATTTCATGTTAATTGCTTTTGAAGGTGGCAGTATAATAAGAGCCATGTTGTTACTTTTATCAAGTCCATTTTTATTGGTTCTTGATTTTGAAGCTAAATTGAGAGTTATGGTGTTTATAACTTTCTGTGGGATGAAAATTAAGGATGTTGAGTGTGTTGGTAGAGCTGTTTTACCTaagttttttcttgaaaatttgaaTGTTCATGTGTATGAAGTGATGAAGTCAGTAGGGTCAAGAATGGTATTTACTAGTGTGCCTAGAGTTATGGTGGAAGGTTTTTTGAAGGAGTATTTGAGTGTTGATTGTGTTAAAGGGACAGAATTGCATATTGTTGGGAAATATTTTAGTGGATTTGTGTCATCTTCTGGGATATTAATTAAGCATAGAGCATTGAAGGAATTTGTTGGTGAAAAGCAACCAGAGATTGGTATTGGAAATTCATCAAGTCttcatgatcatttatttatctCCCTTTGCAAG GAAGCTTATGTGGTGAACAAAGAGGATACTATATCAATATTGCCAAGGGAGAAATATCCAAAGCCATTAGTTTTTCATGATGGAAGGCTAGCATTTCTACCTACACCTCTTGCAACATTAGTCATGTTCATGTGGCTACCAATTGGAATTCCACTAGCCATTTTCAGAATCTTCATTGGCATATGTTTGCCTTACAAACTAGCCATTTTGTTGGGCAAATTGAGTGGTATAAGGCTTAGAGTTAAGGGTACTGACCCTCCAAGATTAGAAAATGGACAAGGAGTTTTGTATGTTTGCTCTCATAGGACCCTTTTGGATCCTGTGTTTCTTTGTACTTCTTTGGGAAAATCTTTGACTGCAGTCACATATAGCTTAAGCAAAATGTCTGAAATTCTTGCTCCTATCAAAACTGTCAGATTGACAAGATCAAGAAAGAAAGATGGGGAAGCCATGCAAAAATTGCTTAGTGAAG GTGACTTAGTGGTATGTCCAGAAGGAACAACATGCAGGGAGCCATATCTATTGAGATTCAGTTCACTATTTGCAGAATTAGCCGATGAGATTGTACCAGTGGCTATGAACACAAATGTAAACATGTTCTATGGAACAACAGCTAGTGGGCTTAAATGTTTGGACCCAATTTTCTTCTTGATGAACCCAAGACCTTGTTACAATGTTGAAATTCTTGGGAAATTACCAAAAGAATTAACTTGTGCT